In a genomic window of Sulfurisphaera tokodaii str. 7:
- a CDS encoding histone deacetylase family protein: MSLIPLIYSDVYLLHKPKHTHSENPDRIKRALEELKNYPIISPQKVSEEEVKLIHDEDYINLVKSSSEKESMIDADTYTSKETFNVALYALGGALKAFETNGFGLLRPPGHHAGRFGKAFGAPTLGFCIFNNIAFPIRKYALTKVLIIDFDVHYGNGTQDIFWNDPEVVHIDIHQDPRTIYPGTGFPDMIGGKDAEGTKINLLIPPLGGDDLYEELIPIIQSVIDDFKPKIIAYSAGFDAFEGDGLASVRATEWTYYNMGLLSNRFERKYAVLEGGYGVGLIRGLKAFIYGLQGEKKVYSKNTSSDAVKSRFRNYLSEEKMILREFWKI, encoded by the coding sequence GTGTCTTTAATACCACTAATTTATTCAGATGTTTATTTATTACACAAGCCCAAACATACGCATTCAGAGAATCCAGATAGAATAAAACGTGCTCTGGAAGAGTTAAAAAATTATCCCATAATTTCCCCACAAAAAGTATCAGAAGAAGAAGTTAAATTAATTCATGATGAAGATTACATTAACCTAGTTAAATCATCTAGCGAGAAGGAAAGTATGATTGATGCAGACACTTACACTAGCAAAGAAACATTTAATGTGGCACTCTACGCTCTAGGTGGGGCATTAAAAGCATTTGAGACTAATGGGTTTGGTTTGTTAAGACCACCAGGTCATCATGCTGGTAGGTTTGGAAAGGCATTTGGTGCCCCAACACTAGGTTTTTGTATTTTCAATAATATCGCTTTTCCTATAAGAAAATACGCCTTAACGAAGGTGTTAATTATCGATTTTGATGTGCATTATGGTAACGGAACTCAAGATATATTCTGGAACGATCCGGAGGTTGTACATATAGATATTCATCAAGATCCAAGAACTATATATCCTGGTACTGGATTTCCAGATATGATAGGAGGAAAAGATGCTGAAGGCACAAAGATTAATCTATTAATTCCACCATTAGGAGGGGACGATTTATATGAAGAGTTAATACCTATCATACAATCTGTAATTGATGACTTTAAACCTAAAATAATAGCCTATTCTGCTGGTTTCGATGCTTTTGAGGGTGATGGACTTGCTAGTGTAAGAGCTACTGAGTGGACATATTATAATATGGGTTTACTCTCAAATAGATTTGAAAGGAAATATGCAGTTCTAGAAGGTGGTTATGGTGTAGGTTTAATAAGAGGACTTAAGGCGTTTATATACGGATTACAAGGAGAAAAGAAGGTATATTCTAAAAATACATCATCAGATGCTGTTAAGAGTAGATTCAGAAATTATCTATCTGAAGAAAAGATGATATTAAGAGAATTCTGGAAAATTTAA
- a CDS encoding zinc ribbon domain-containing protein — MNEELVEAKIIDYGTLRELYKEVQFIRQYSKILKMKGQDVGPPPHNIPKELYYLALNSNEVKYGPIEIVGNNPYKLKGINAIVKSEREEIPLYAVIDFTNNIKVYLAYEKPRSIVGVDIGVRHLITIVALRNGKLWKTRFWGKELITDEMIKILGNPQGVSEIKNIRNKVKKVIIDIVNFIDELNPKIVALEDLRIFENKVGNTLRNIEIELEQQLYSRGIKYKLVDPYNTSKICSNCGFKKGEVLGPLFVCPACGFKADRDFNAAYNLALKCYYTC, encoded by the coding sequence ATGAACGAGGAATTAGTTGAAGCTAAAATTATAGATTACGGAACATTGAGGGAATTATACAAAGAAGTCCAATTTATAAGGCAATATTCGAAAATTTTGAAAATGAAAGGACAAGATGTAGGACCACCACCACATAATATACCAAAAGAATTGTACTATTTAGCATTAAATTCTAACGAAGTGAAATATGGACCAATAGAAATAGTAGGTAATAATCCTTACAAATTAAAAGGAATAAATGCCATAGTAAAAAGTGAAAGAGAAGAGATACCACTATACGCGGTTATAGATTTTACAAACAACATTAAGGTTTACTTAGCATATGAAAAACCTCGATCTATCGTGGGGGTAGATATTGGAGTGAGACATTTAATTACAATTGTAGCTTTGAGAAACGGAAAACTATGGAAGACTAGGTTTTGGGGAAAAGAATTGATCACTGATGAAATGATTAAAATATTAGGAAATCCTCAAGGGGTTAGTGAAATAAAAAATATTAGAAATAAGGTTAAAAAAGTAATAATCGATATAGTAAATTTCATTGATGAATTAAACCCTAAGATCGTAGCTTTAGAAGATTTAAGAATATTTGAAAATAAGGTTGGAAATACTTTAAGAAATATCGAGATAGAACTAGAACAACAATTATATTCTAGGGGTATAAAGTATAAGTTAGTTGATCCTTATAATACAAGTAAAATCTGCTCAAACTGTGGATTCAAAAAAGGAGAAGTTTTAGGGCCTTTATTTGTATGTCCAGCATGCGGATTCAAAGCAGATAGAGACTTTAATGCTGCATACAATTTAGCATTAAAATGCTATTATACCTGTTAA
- a CDS encoding class II glutamine amidotransferase, producing the protein MCRILAFKAKGEPNFEVLKAFLSASKNDVYFKYGSHSDGWGFVALISKNGKWKVLYYKTNEPIYEDPLFFDYLSLLKGDEIYAIFHARKAGKNFLLGVRHNHPYYYRLSTHDLYFAHNGSINRKAFSEPNYPSTDSYLFFLEIIKNYSLKNDFKTAYLETLSTLSQYASSLNSALLTFNNQEGPRIFVGYYYNKNRMKEIEEYYKLYRYENYIFSSTVGYYLGKNVEELSFSSINEISG; encoded by the coding sequence ATGTGTAGAATTCTTGCTTTTAAAGCAAAAGGAGAGCCAAATTTTGAAGTTTTGAAAGCTTTTCTAAGTGCCAGCAAGAATGACGTTTATTTCAAATATGGTTCACATTCAGATGGCTGGGGATTTGTAGCACTTATTTCAAAAAATGGTAAGTGGAAAGTACTTTATTACAAGACTAATGAGCCTATTTATGAAGATCCTCTGTTTTTTGATTACTTAAGTTTGCTTAAGGGAGATGAGATATATGCTATATTTCATGCTAGGAAAGCAGGGAAAAACTTCCTTTTAGGTGTAAGGCATAATCATCCCTACTATTATAGATTATCCACACATGATTTATATTTCGCTCATAATGGTTCTATAAATAGAAAGGCATTTTCCGAACCTAACTACCCTTCAACTGATAGTTATTTGTTTTTCCTAGAAATAATAAAAAATTATTCCTTGAAGAATGATTTTAAAACTGCTTATTTGGAGACGTTAAGTACTCTTTCTCAGTACGCCTCTAGTCTTAATTCTGCATTACTAACTTTTAATAACCAAGAAGGTCCTAGAATATTTGTCGGATACTACTATAATAAAAATAGAATGAAAGAAATTGAAGAATATTATAAACTTTATAGATATGAAAACTATATATTTTCATCTACTGTTGGATACTATTTAGGTAAGAATGTTGAAGAATTAAGTTTTAGCTCAATTAATGAGATATCTGGCTAA
- a CDS encoding MBL fold metallo-hydrolase encodes MKIIFIGTGAGATYGSKRVKSSIYIKSNEGTSVLLDLGTGANFKIEDLNLLDFEAIFITHLHIDHINGLFDHLVQRKILRMKEIRVYSPPGILNVLDSYVKSGNNISANVIESELPKAKISDLEIYSVEACHSIYAVSYIITDGEKKIIYTGDTLEPCETVLDEAKDADLIIHEGSCIDNCKQYGHTSVKQLIEMYDRNKLIITHIPAQIENQVKEIAKGYIIAHDGMIVDV; translated from the coding sequence ATGAAGATTATATTTATAGGTACTGGAGCTGGGGCAACTTATGGTTCAAAGAGGGTTAAATCTTCTATATACATTAAAAGTAATGAAGGAACTTCTGTATTACTAGATTTAGGCACTGGAGCGAATTTTAAGATTGAGGATTTGAACCTCTTAGATTTTGAAGCAATATTCATTACACATCTTCATATAGATCATATAAATGGATTATTTGACCATTTAGTTCAAAGAAAAATATTAAGAATGAAAGAAATACGAGTTTATTCACCCCCAGGGATTCTTAATGTCTTAGATTCATATGTTAAAAGTGGCAATAACATTTCAGCAAATGTGATAGAAAGTGAACTTCCAAAAGCTAAAATTAGTGATCTAGAAATATATTCCGTTGAAGCATGCCATAGTATTTATGCTGTTTCTTATATAATAACAGATGGTGAAAAGAAGATTATTTACACTGGAGATACTTTGGAACCTTGCGAAACTGTATTAGATGAAGCAAAAGATGCAGACCTTATTATACATGAAGGTAGTTGTATAGATAATTGTAAGCAATATGGACATACTTCAGTGAAGCAACTTATAGAGATGTATGATCGCAATAAATTAATTATAACACATATTCCAGCCCAAATAGAAAATCAAGTTAAAGAAATAGCAAAGGGTTATATTATAGCTCATGATGGTATGATAGTAGATGTGTAG
- the rbsK gene encoding ribokinase: MITVVGSYNVDFILKVDEFPNEGETVFAKEIYINHGGKGSNQAVSASRLKAKVRIIAAVGNDEFGKNAIRFWEDEGIDTAYVKIKNSVTGSAYIIVNSRGENVIVVNRGANALLNEEDIDNALSGDILLTQLEIDEKVVKKALKEFNGIKILNPAPAILKDFSILDYVDILTPNEIEFKELTNTDDIDSGIQLLLKKVKKAVIITLGERGALIATKHEKILVPTIKVNPIDTTGAGDVFNAALAVYLERNYDLRTAVRIANKLASYSTTIIGALGPRYEEVKNLIEEENEN; the protein is encoded by the coding sequence ATGATTACCGTTGTTGGTAGTTACAATGTAGATTTTATTCTTAAAGTGGACGAATTCCCTAATGAAGGAGAAACTGTATTTGCAAAAGAAATCTATATAAATCATGGTGGAAAGGGATCAAATCAAGCAGTATCTGCATCAAGGCTTAAGGCTAAAGTTAGAATAATAGCTGCAGTAGGAAATGATGAATTTGGGAAGAATGCAATAAGATTTTGGGAAGATGAAGGAATTGACACAGCATATGTGAAAATAAAAAATAGTGTGACTGGCTCGGCATACATAATTGTAAATTCGAGAGGAGAAAATGTGATAGTTGTAAATAGGGGTGCTAATGCCCTTTTAAATGAAGAAGATATAGATAATGCATTGTCTGGAGATATTTTGCTTACTCAACTTGAGATAGATGAAAAAGTTGTAAAAAAAGCACTTAAGGAATTTAATGGAATAAAGATCTTAAATCCTGCACCAGCAATACTCAAGGATTTCTCGATTTTAGATTATGTTGACATTTTGACTCCTAATGAGATAGAATTTAAGGAGCTTACAAATACTGATGATATTGATTCTGGGATTCAATTATTGCTAAAGAAAGTAAAAAAGGCAGTTATAATTACACTGGGAGAAAGAGGTGCATTAATAGCAACTAAGCATGAAAAAATTTTAGTACCAACTATAAAGGTAAATCCTATTGATACAACTGGTGCGGGAGACGTGTTCAACGCTGCACTTGCTGTATATTTAGAGAGAAACTATGATCTTAGAACGGCTGTAAGAATAGCAAATAAGTTAGCTTCATATTCAACTACAATTATTGGAGCTTTAGGACCTAGGTACGAGGAGGTGAAGAATTTAATTGAAGAAGAAAATGAGAATTAA
- the thiD gene encoding bifunctional hydroxymethylpyrimidine kinase/phosphomethylpyrimidine kinase has product MIRPVAMTIAGSDSGGGAGLQADLKTFTSLGVFGTVIVTGLTAQNTFSVTNVLEVPPEFIEAQFDAVMIDLKPKYAKTGMLASSKVINAVMNKVIQYNISLVLDPVMIAKSGAPLVTEDTIDALKKLIKHSLIITPNKFEAEKLSGIKITDKKTLIEATRKLYEMFNVNVVVKGGSHLGGLDFAIVNGKELELEGEPINTKNTHGSGDVFSASLTAYLAKGEKLEDALIKAKEYVTLSIKYSLDLGQGYGPVDPFAPIDRILQREFAREELERLLWEFEKDPSLLLQVIEDNTKSNVAFLTDYGDVATLAGGIIKYLNKIKLDGPILINIENDISTKIKKINKRVCISIALTKKILNISEKGLLKISESGLDSDIVMLDGGVYLVGDSIDEILQKLRRIKEL; this is encoded by the coding sequence ATGATTAGACCAGTAGCAATGACAATAGCTGGTAGTGATTCGGGTGGTGGTGCAGGGCTTCAAGCAGATCTTAAAACTTTTACTAGTTTAGGTGTCTTTGGAACTGTTATTGTAACAGGGTTAACAGCGCAAAATACTTTTTCTGTTACCAATGTTTTAGAAGTTCCACCCGAATTTATTGAGGCACAATTTGATGCGGTAATGATAGATTTAAAACCAAAATACGCAAAAACTGGAATGTTAGCTTCTAGTAAGGTAATTAATGCTGTCATGAATAAAGTCATACAATATAACATATCTCTAGTGCTAGATCCAGTTATGATAGCTAAATCTGGTGCACCCCTAGTTACTGAGGATACTATTGATGCATTAAAGAAGCTTATTAAGCACTCACTAATAATTACTCCAAATAAATTTGAAGCTGAAAAATTGTCTGGAATAAAAATAACTGATAAGAAAACACTCATAGAAGCAACTAGGAAACTTTATGAAATGTTTAATGTGAATGTTGTAGTGAAAGGAGGAAGCCATCTTGGTGGACTAGATTTTGCAATAGTAAATGGCAAAGAATTAGAACTAGAGGGAGAACCAATAAACACAAAAAATACACACGGAAGTGGTGATGTATTTTCTGCTTCTTTAACAGCATATTTGGCTAAAGGAGAAAAACTAGAAGATGCATTGATAAAAGCTAAAGAATATGTTACATTAAGTATAAAATACTCCTTAGATTTAGGCCAAGGTTATGGTCCAGTGGATCCTTTTGCACCAATAGACAGAATATTACAAAGGGAATTCGCAAGAGAAGAACTTGAAAGATTGTTATGGGAATTTGAGAAAGATCCATCATTACTTTTACAAGTGATTGAAGATAATACTAAAAGCAATGTTGCATTCTTAACCGATTATGGAGATGTCGCTACTTTAGCTGGAGGAATAATAAAATATCTAAATAAGATAAAATTGGATGGGCCTATTTTAATTAATATAGAAAATGATATAAGTACAAAGATAAAAAAGATTAATAAAAGAGTTTGTATTTCTATTGCTTTAACTAAAAAGATTCTTAATATTTCAGAAAAAGGATTATTAAAAATATCTGAAAGTGGTTTAGATAGTGATATTGTAATGCTTGATGGCGGAGTTTATTTAGTAGGTGACTCCATAGATGAAATTTTACAAAAACTTAGGAGGATTAAAGAGTTATGA
- the cas4 gene encoding CRISPR-associated protein Cas4 produces the protein MLVERIFKKKLEDYLTHIKDDNTLYVTDLIRCPLKIQYEKTYKELAISEVFTPSTILGDMVHEGLENFIKNNFSNSQVEVEIEREIPVNNKQVKIKGRIDAIAEIDGEKVVIEIKSARADKGLPHEHHKVQLQIYLWMTGIKKGLLVYITPDRVTEYEVNEPADEVGVIRLAEETLKRTKVPRYPWECGYCVYSSVCPYKRNK, from the coding sequence ATGCTAGTGGAAAGAATTTTCAAAAAGAAATTGGAAGATTATTTAACACACATAAAAGATGATAATACACTTTACGTCACAGACTTAATACGATGCCCCTTGAAAATTCAATATGAAAAAACGTATAAAGAATTAGCAATTTCAGAGGTCTTCACACCCTCTACAATTTTAGGCGATATGGTACATGAGGGATTAGAGAACTTCATTAAAAATAACTTTAGTAATTCTCAAGTTGAGGTTGAGATAGAAAGAGAAATTCCAGTAAACAATAAGCAAGTGAAAATAAAAGGAAGAATTGACGCAATAGCAGAAATTGACGGAGAAAAGGTAGTAATTGAAATAAAAAGTGCTAGAGCTGATAAGGGATTACCACACGAGCATCATAAAGTTCAATTACAAATTTACCTTTGGATGACTGGAATAAAGAAGGGTTTACTAGTGTATATAACTCCAGACAGAGTAACTGAATATGAAGTAAATGAACCAGCAGACGAGGTAGGAGTAATTAGACTAGCTGAAGAGACGCTAAAGAGAACTAAAGTACCTAGATATCCTTGGGAGTGTGGTTATTGCGTCTATTCCTCTGTATGCCCCTACAAGAGAAATAAATAA
- a CDS encoding glycosyltransferase: protein MLDEIIAFISILVSSWSVYNSFLAIYGITWNKIETKDFSDKTFSIIIPAKNEEKVLGRLLDRMVNQEYDKSKYEIIVVEDGSTDNTYQVCKQYENLYDNLVHCIKLNPSNVPNGKSRALNYAMKVAKHEIIGIFDADTVPRLDVLSYASSVFNDPQVAGVQGKLIPINVRENIITRFASLEELYYEYSIAGRARLGLFVPLEGTCTFVRKSVVQEVGGWNEYSLTEDLDLSIRLVSKGYKIVYVPSIMAWREVPISLRWLIKQRLRWYRGHFEVNLKLKGSKIDLRIIDGALIVLTPIFMVLNLVNYSLILIYPTSLFIVATAFVSAASFVSFITALTISKRHLIEFPYSILSLVYMNFVVLLNITALLLEITRRPRIWVKTERSGKVFTEIGR, encoded by the coding sequence ATGTTAGATGAAATAATAGCATTCATAAGTATTTTAGTATCATCTTGGAGTGTTTACAATTCATTCTTAGCGATTTACGGAATTACATGGAACAAAATTGAAACCAAAGATTTCTCAGATAAGACTTTTTCTATAATTATACCAGCTAAAAACGAAGAAAAAGTATTAGGGAGATTATTAGATAGGATGGTAAACCAGGAATATGATAAATCAAAATATGAAATAATTGTTGTTGAAGATGGTTCAACAGATAATACATATCAAGTTTGCAAGCAATACGAAAACCTTTATGATAATCTAGTTCACTGTATAAAACTAAATCCATCAAATGTTCCAAACGGTAAGAGTAGGGCTCTAAATTACGCCATGAAAGTAGCTAAGCATGAGATCATTGGAATATTTGACGCAGATACTGTTCCAAGATTAGATGTACTAAGTTACGCTTCCTCAGTGTTTAATGATCCACAAGTAGCTGGAGTACAAGGAAAATTAATACCTATTAACGTTAGAGAAAATATAATTACTAGATTTGCTAGTCTTGAAGAGTTATATTATGAGTATTCTATAGCTGGAAGAGCAAGATTAGGATTATTTGTACCACTTGAGGGAACATGTACATTTGTAAGAAAATCAGTAGTACAAGAAGTAGGAGGATGGAATGAATACAGTTTGACTGAAGATTTAGACTTAAGTATAAGATTAGTATCAAAAGGTTATAAAATAGTTTATGTGCCCTCTATTATGGCATGGAGAGAAGTACCAATAAGTTTAAGATGGCTAATAAAACAGAGATTAAGATGGTATAGAGGACATTTTGAGGTTAATCTAAAATTAAAAGGAAGTAAGATAGATCTGAGAATAATAGATGGTGCTCTTATAGTTTTAACTCCCATTTTCATGGTATTAAACTTAGTTAATTACTCACTAATTCTAATTTATCCGACTTCCTTATTTATAGTTGCAACAGCATTTGTATCTGCTGCCTCATTTGTAAGCTTCATCACTGCTTTAACTATCTCAAAGAGACACTTAATAGAATTTCCCTACTCAATATTATCACTAGTATACATGAATTTCGTAGTTTTACTTAACATAACAGCTTTGCTTTTAGAAATTACTAGAAGACCTAGAATATGGGTTAAAACAGAAAGAAGTGGAAAGGTTTTCACAGAGATAGGGAGATGA